One window from the genome of Manis pentadactyla isolate mManPen7 chromosome 15, mManPen7.hap1, whole genome shotgun sequence encodes:
- the MAG gene encoding myelin-associated glycoprotein isoform X1, whose protein sequence is MIFLTALPLFWIMISASRGGHWGAWMPSSIAAFEGTCVSIPCRFDFPDELRPAVVHGVWYFNSPYPKNYPPVVFKSRTQVVHESFQGRSRLLGDLGLRNCTLLLSSLSPELGGKYYFRGDLGGYNQYTFSEHSVLDIVNTPNIVVPPEVVEGTEVEVSCMVPDNCPELRPELSWLGHDGLGEPAVLGRLREDEGTWVQVSLLHFVPTREANGHRLGCQASFPNTSLLFEGYASLDVKYPPVIVEMNSSVEAIEGSHVSLLCGADSNPLPLLTWMRDGTVLQEAVAKSLFLELEEVTPGEDGVYACLAENTYGQNNRTVGLSVMYAPRKPMVNGTVVAVEGETVSILCSTQSNPDPILTIFKEKQILATVIYESELQLELPAVTPEDDGEYWCVAENQYGQRATAFNLSVEFAPIILLESHCAAARDTVQCLCVVKSSPEPSVAFELPSRNVTVNETEREFVYSERSGLLLTSILTLRGQAQVPPRVICTAHNLYGSKSLELPFQGAHRLMWAKIGPVGAVVAFAILIAIVCYITQTRRKKNVTQSPSFSAGDNPPVLFSSDFRISGAPEKYESERCLGTERRLLGLRGEPPELDLSYSHSDLGKRPTKDSYTLTEELAEYAEIRVK, encoded by the exons ATGATATTCCTCACGGCATTGCCTCTGTTTTGGATTATGATTTCAG CCTCTCGAGGGGGTCACTGGGGCGCCTGGATGCCCTCCTCCATCGCGGCCTTCGAGGGCACGTGCGTCTCCATCCCCTGCCGCTTCGACTTCCCCGACGAGCTGCGGCCGGCTGTCGTGCATGGTGTCTGGTACTTCAACAGCCCCTATCCGAAAAACTACCCCCCAGTGGTCTTCAAGTCGCGCACCCAGGTGGTCCACGAGAGCTTCCAGGGCCGCAGCCGCCTCCTGGGGGACCTGGGCCTGCGCAACTGCACCCTGCTGCTCAGCAGCCTCAGCCCGGAGCTGGGCGGCAAGTACTACTTCCGCGGGGACCTGGGGGGCTACAACCAGTACACGTTCTCCGAGCACAGCGTCCTGGACATCGTCA ACACTCCCAACATTGTGGTCCCCCCGGAGGTGGTGGAAGGCACAGAAGTGGAGGTCAGCTGCATGGTGCCTGACAACTGCCCAGAGCTGCGCCCAGAGCTGAGCTGGCTGGGCCATGACGGGCTGGGGGAGCCGGCTGTGCTAGGTCGGCTGCGCGAGGATGAAGGCACCTGGGTGCAGGTGTCACTGCTACACTTTGTACCCACTAGGGAGGCCAACGGCCACCGGCTGGGCTGCCAGGCTTCCTTCCCCAACACCTCCCTGCTGTTCGAGGGCTACGCCAGCCTAGACGTCAAGT ACCCCCCGGTGATTGTGGAGATGAACTCCTCCGTGGAGGCCATCGAGGGCTCGCATGTCAGCCTGCTCTGCGGCGCTGACAGCAACCCGCTGCCGCTGCTGACCTGGATGCGAGATGGCACCGTGCTCCAGGAGGCCGTGGCCAAGAGCCTGTTCCTGGAGCTGGAGGAGGTGACCCCTGGGGAGGACGGCGTCTACGCCTGCCTGGCAGAGAACACCTATGGCCAGAACAACCGCACCGTGGGCCTCAGCGTCATGT ATGCACCCCGGAAGCCGATGGTGAACGGGACAGTGGTGGCCGTGGAGGGAGAGACGGTCTCCATCTTGTGCTCCACACAGAGCAACCCGGATCCTATTCTCACCATCTTCAAGGAGAAGCAGATTCTGGCCACGGTGATCTATGAGAGCGAGCTGCAGCTGGAGCTGCCTGCCGTCACGCCGGAGGATGACGGAGAATACTGGTGTGTGGCCGAGAACCAGTACGGCCAGCGGGCCACTGCCTTCAACCTGTCCGTGGAGT TTGCCCCCATAATCCTCTTGGAGTCCCACTGCGCAGCGGCCCGAGACACGGTGCAGTGCCTGTGCGTGGTGAAATCCAGCCCGGAGCCGTCCGTGGCCTTTGAGCTGCCCTCACGCAACGTGACCGTGAATGAGACGGAGCGGGAGTTCGTGTACTCGGAGCGCAGCGGTCTCCTGCTCACCAGCATCCTCACGCTGCGCGGGCAGGCCCAGGTCCCGCCCCGGGTCATCTGCACCGCCCACAACCTCTATGGCTCCAAGAGCCTGGAGCTGCCTTTCCAGGGAGCCC ACCGCCTGATGTGGGCCAAGATCGGGCCTGTAGGAGCTGTGGTCGCCTTTGCCATACTAATCGCCATTGTCTGCTACATTACTCAGACCCGCAGAAA AAAGAACGTGACACAGAGCCCCAGCTTCTCGGCGGGGGACAACCCCCCTGTCCTGTTCAGCAGTGACTTCCGCATCTCTGGGGCACCAGAAAAGTATGAG AGCGAGAGGTGCCTGGGAACAGAGAGGAGGCTGCTGGGCCTTCGGGGAGAGCCCCCGGAGCTGGACCTGAGCTATTCTCACTCGGACCTGGGAAAGCGGCCCACCAAGGACAGCTACACCCTGACGGAGGAGCTAGCCGAGTATGCTGAAATCCGTGTCAAGTGA
- the MAG gene encoding myelin-associated glycoprotein isoform X2 yields MIFLTALPLFWIMISASRGGHWGAWMPSSIAAFEGTCVSIPCRFDFPDELRPAVVHGVWYFNSPYPKNYPPVVFKSRTQVVHESFQGRSRLLGDLGLRNCTLLLSSLSPELGGKYYFRGDLGGYNQYTFSEHSVLDIVNTPNIVVPPEVVEGTEVEVSCMVPDNCPELRPELSWLGHDGLGEPAVLGRLREDEGTWVQVSLLHFVPTREANGHRLGCQASFPNTSLLFEGYASLDVKYPPVIVEMNSSVEAIEGSHVSLLCGADSNPLPLLTWMRDGTVLQEAVAKSLFLELEEVTPGEDGVYACLAENTYGQNNRTVGLSVMYAPRKPMVNGTVVAVEGETVSILCSTQSNPDPILTIFKEKQILATVIYESELQLELPAVTPEDDGEYWCVAENQYGQRATAFNLSVEFAPIILLESHCAAARDTVQCLCVVKSSPEPSVAFELPSRNVTVNETEREFVYSERSGLLLTSILTLRGQAQVPPRVICTAHNLYGSKSLELPFQGAHRLMWAKIGPVGAVVAFAILIAIVCYITQTRRKKNVTQSPSFSAGDNPPVLFSSDFRISGAPEKYESREVSTLE; encoded by the exons ATGATATTCCTCACGGCATTGCCTCTGTTTTGGATTATGATTTCAG CCTCTCGAGGGGGTCACTGGGGCGCCTGGATGCCCTCCTCCATCGCGGCCTTCGAGGGCACGTGCGTCTCCATCCCCTGCCGCTTCGACTTCCCCGACGAGCTGCGGCCGGCTGTCGTGCATGGTGTCTGGTACTTCAACAGCCCCTATCCGAAAAACTACCCCCCAGTGGTCTTCAAGTCGCGCACCCAGGTGGTCCACGAGAGCTTCCAGGGCCGCAGCCGCCTCCTGGGGGACCTGGGCCTGCGCAACTGCACCCTGCTGCTCAGCAGCCTCAGCCCGGAGCTGGGCGGCAAGTACTACTTCCGCGGGGACCTGGGGGGCTACAACCAGTACACGTTCTCCGAGCACAGCGTCCTGGACATCGTCA ACACTCCCAACATTGTGGTCCCCCCGGAGGTGGTGGAAGGCACAGAAGTGGAGGTCAGCTGCATGGTGCCTGACAACTGCCCAGAGCTGCGCCCAGAGCTGAGCTGGCTGGGCCATGACGGGCTGGGGGAGCCGGCTGTGCTAGGTCGGCTGCGCGAGGATGAAGGCACCTGGGTGCAGGTGTCACTGCTACACTTTGTACCCACTAGGGAGGCCAACGGCCACCGGCTGGGCTGCCAGGCTTCCTTCCCCAACACCTCCCTGCTGTTCGAGGGCTACGCCAGCCTAGACGTCAAGT ACCCCCCGGTGATTGTGGAGATGAACTCCTCCGTGGAGGCCATCGAGGGCTCGCATGTCAGCCTGCTCTGCGGCGCTGACAGCAACCCGCTGCCGCTGCTGACCTGGATGCGAGATGGCACCGTGCTCCAGGAGGCCGTGGCCAAGAGCCTGTTCCTGGAGCTGGAGGAGGTGACCCCTGGGGAGGACGGCGTCTACGCCTGCCTGGCAGAGAACACCTATGGCCAGAACAACCGCACCGTGGGCCTCAGCGTCATGT ATGCACCCCGGAAGCCGATGGTGAACGGGACAGTGGTGGCCGTGGAGGGAGAGACGGTCTCCATCTTGTGCTCCACACAGAGCAACCCGGATCCTATTCTCACCATCTTCAAGGAGAAGCAGATTCTGGCCACGGTGATCTATGAGAGCGAGCTGCAGCTGGAGCTGCCTGCCGTCACGCCGGAGGATGACGGAGAATACTGGTGTGTGGCCGAGAACCAGTACGGCCAGCGGGCCACTGCCTTCAACCTGTCCGTGGAGT TTGCCCCCATAATCCTCTTGGAGTCCCACTGCGCAGCGGCCCGAGACACGGTGCAGTGCCTGTGCGTGGTGAAATCCAGCCCGGAGCCGTCCGTGGCCTTTGAGCTGCCCTCACGCAACGTGACCGTGAATGAGACGGAGCGGGAGTTCGTGTACTCGGAGCGCAGCGGTCTCCTGCTCACCAGCATCCTCACGCTGCGCGGGCAGGCCCAGGTCCCGCCCCGGGTCATCTGCACCGCCCACAACCTCTATGGCTCCAAGAGCCTGGAGCTGCCTTTCCAGGGAGCCC ACCGCCTGATGTGGGCCAAGATCGGGCCTGTAGGAGCTGTGGTCGCCTTTGCCATACTAATCGCCATTGTCTGCTACATTACTCAGACCCGCAGAAA AAAGAACGTGACACAGAGCCCCAGCTTCTCGGCGGGGGACAACCCCCCTGTCCTGTTCAGCAGTGACTTCCGCATCTCTGGGGCACCAGAAAAGTATGAG TCCAGAGAGGTCTCTACCTTGGAATGA